The following proteins are encoded in a genomic region of Pseudomonas saponiphila:
- the paaY gene encoding phenylacetic acid degradation protein PaaY encodes MTCYSLDGLTPVVDPSAYVHPSAVLIGDVIVGPHCYVGPLASLRGDFGRIILEEGANLQDTCVMHGFPESDTVVERNGHIGHGAVLHGCRIGADALVGMNAVVMDNAVIAARSFVSAAAFVKAGFVCEPQSLVMGAPARVTRTLSDQEVAWKQAGTREYQHLTRRCLAQMQVCEPLPQVEPDRPRFAGSQVRPKHSL; translated from the coding sequence GTGCTTATGTACACCCTTCGGCGGTGCTGATCGGTGATGTGATCGTCGGTCCGCACTGTTATGTCGGTCCGCTGGCCAGCCTGCGGGGGGACTTCGGGCGGATCATCCTCGAAGAGGGCGCCAACCTGCAGGACACCTGTGTCATGCACGGCTTTCCCGAGAGCGATACGGTGGTCGAGCGCAACGGCCATATCGGCCATGGCGCGGTGCTGCATGGCTGCCGGATCGGTGCCGATGCGCTGGTGGGCATGAACGCGGTGGTGATGGACAACGCGGTTATCGCGGCGCGATCTTTCGTTTCGGCGGCGGCTTTCGTCAAGGCCGGCTTTGTCTGTGAGCCGCAGTCGCTGGTGATGGGCGCGCCGGCTCGGGTCACGCGGACCTTGAGTGATCAGGAGGTGGCCTGGAAACAGGCCGGCACCCGTGAATATCAACACCTGACCCGACGCTGCCTGGCACAGATGCAGGTCTGTGAGCCACTGCCGCAGGTGGAGCCTGACCGGCCACGCTTTGCCGGTAGCCAGGTGCGTCCCAAGCACAGTCTTTGA